One Pyrus communis chromosome 13, drPyrComm1.1, whole genome shotgun sequence genomic window carries:
- the LOC137713110 gene encoding ribosome production factor 2 homolog: MLPVKTAQKGKATREPEGSQPTLLQVRTPKSGRARRELEKRAPKIVETGKKTLILHGRKTSSVINSALSDLYHLKKDSAVKFSRRNEDISPFESGGDTSLEFFSHKTDCSIFVFGSHSKKRPDNLVIGRTYDHHVYDLVEVGVENYKPLESFTYDKKLAPRVGTKPFICFIGEGFESAGELQHLKEVLLDLLRGEVVEKLNLAGLDHVYVCTAISSKKVVLTQCALRLKKSGTVVPRMELVEVGPSMDLVVRRHRLPNESLRKEAMREGKNQPKKDKNIKQDLLRGKVGKINIPDQKIGDTVYYHTKVGDTFVPSKTKGVKRERREARMKHEGNERTPKVQHMLEPKKAKKLKRERHDPTTTNYAE; encoded by the exons ATGTTGCCTGtgaaaactgcccagaaaggaAAGGCCACAAGAGAGCCAGAGGGTTCGCAGCCAACCTTGTTGCAAGTGAGAACTCCCAAGAGTGGAAGGGCCAGAAGAGAGCTAGAGAAACGTGCCCCCAAGATC GTTGAGACGGGGAAGAAGACGTTGATTCTTCACGGTAGGAAGACGAGCAGTGTGATTAATTCTGCGTTATCGGACCTTTACCATTTGAAGAAGGACAGTGCTGTGAAATTCAGCCGCAGGAATGAGGATATTAGCCCTTTTGAAAGTGGGGGTGATACTTCCCTTGAGTTCTTCTCTCACAAAACCGATTGCAGCATTTTCGTC TTTGGCTCTCACTCAAAGAAGCGGCCTGACAATCTTGTCATAGGGAGAACTTATGATCACCATGTATATGATCTTGTAGAGGTTGGTGTTGAAAACTACAAACCATTGGAATCGTTTACATATGACAAGAAACTAGCACCACGGGTGGGGACGAAACCTTTCATTTGCTTTATTGGAGAAGGATTTGAAAGCGCAGGAGAGCTGCAACATTTGAAGGAAGTTTTGCTTGATCTGTTGCGAGGAGAG GTTGTAGAGAAATTAAATCTTGCCGGTTTAGatcatgtatatgtatgtacagCTATATCTTCTAAAAAAGTGGTTCTTACTCAATGTGCACTGCGACTTAAAAAATCTGGCACAGTAGTTCCACGGATGGAGCTAGTTGAAGTTGGCCCCTCCATGGATTTAGTAGTTCGTCGGCATCGCCTTCCTAATGAAAGCCTAAGGAAAGAAGCAATGAGAGAAGGCAAAAATCAGCCTAAGAAG GACAAGAATATTAAACAGGACCTACTGCGGGGCAAGGTTGGGAAAATCAACATCCCAGATCAAAAG ATTGGAGATACGGTGTATTATCACACAAAGGTTGGTGATACATTTGTGCCTAGCAAAACGAAGGGAGTTAAAAGGGAGCGACGCGAAGCTAGAATGAAACACGAGGGTAATGAGCGTACACCAAAGGTTCAACACATGCTAGAGCCCAAGAAAGCAAAAAAACTTAAAAGGGAGCGCCATGATCCTACAACAACCAATTATGCCGAGTGA